One part of the Triplophysa rosa linkage group LG5, Trosa_1v2, whole genome shotgun sequence genome encodes these proteins:
- the hectd3 gene encoding E3 ubiquitin-protein ligase HECTD3 isoform X2, with protein sequence MSPGDNPHTLLGRIRFLNKCIECFRKSEPLPESLCYVPKEVCYKICKDSSSGSTSASSSSSTAGNSSGKSVVSVWESPHQAPHKKSCKCNIEPKKGTCIRTTGEEYCNSHGLWVKISKEQLEEYRPGLDLEEGWILVCKHTEGGDRLVPVESPDTISRQQQLFGYDHKPCNRWEQVVDVEYSLHMGAKPKVAEPDEAAVQKLRYVPPTWTFECDEDLVHYFYDHIGKEDENLGSVKQCVTSIDVSSSSDPSGGASCLTDGDTETFWESDGMQGQHWIRLHMKRGTVVNKLILTVDSTDDNYMPKRVTVYGGEGDNLKKYSDVTIDDNLIGEVCVLEDMTSHLPVIEVRIEECRDEGIDVRIRGLKIKSSCERDLGLNAEVFQSPNLVRYPRLEGTAPDVLYRHALVIQRFITLLDSLLPHMVPAWDYSLGTFNHIKSIKQFLLLSKRRSALITQCLKDSETSKPNFMPRLYINRRLAMEHRDNPSLDPTCKNAVFTQVYEGLKPSDKYEKTLDYRWPARYDQWWECKFIAEGIIDQGGGFRDSLADMSEELCPSSSECPMPLPFFTRTSNQGAGEARDFYVPNPSCRDFHKYEWIGQLMGAALRGKDFLVLALPGLVWKQLIGEVVSWNKDFPAVDSVLVKLLEAMEHMDKETFDFKFGQELVYTTPLSDGRLVELIPGGSGVVVQYEDRMEFIRLVQKARLEESREQIAAMQAGLLKVVPQAVLDLLTWQEVEKKVCGDPEITVEALKRLTRFEDLEQTDVRVQYLWEALMNFTNEDRSRFLRFVTGRSRLPAPIYIFPDKQGSEITDALPQSSTCSSTLYLPKYPSAKVCEEKLRYAAYNCVAIDTDMSPWEE encoded by the exons ATGTCTCCGGGCGACAACCCTCACACTCTCCTGGGGAGGATCCGATTTTTAAACAAGTGCATTGAGTGCTTCCGAAAAAGCGAACCTCTGCCGGAGTCTTTGTGTTATGTCCCGAAAGAGGTTTGTTACAAAATTTGTAAAGATTCATCATCGGGCTCTACTTCCGCGTCGTCGTCGTCGTCAACAGCTGGTAACTCGAGTGGAAAGAGTGTGGTGTCGGTGTGGGAGAGCCCACATCAGGCGCCACACAAAAAATCATGCAAGTGTAACATTGAGCCAAAGAAAGGGACGTGTATACGGACAACAGGGGAAGAATACTGCAACAGCCACGGCCTGTGGGTCAAAATAAGCAAG GAGCAGCTGGAGGAGTATCGACCCGGTCTGGACTTAGAGGAAGGCTGGATTCTGGTGTGTAAACATACAGAGGGTGGAGACAGGCTTGTGCCGGTGGAGTCTCCGGACACTATTAGCCGACAACAACAGCTCTTTGGCTATGACCACAAGCCTTGCAACAG ATGGGAGCAGGTGGTGGATGTAGAGTACTCTTTACATATGGGTGCCAAACCCAAGGTGGCAGAGCCAGATGAAGCTGCTGTTCAGAAACTGAG GTATGTACCTCCTACATGGACATTTGAATGTGATGAGGACCTCGTTCACTACTTCTATGACCACATTGGGAAGGAAGACGAAAATCTTGGCAGTGTGAAGCAATGCGTGACCAGCATTGATGTTTCCTCTAGTTCG GACCCTAGTGGTGGAGCAAGCTGCCTGACAGATGGAGACACTGAGACATTCTGGGAGAGTGATGGCATGCAGGGACAACACTGGATCCGTCTGCACATGAAGAGAGGCACTGTGGTCAA tAAACTGATATTGACTGTGGACTCAACAGATGATAACTACATGCCTAAAAGAGTGACAGTATATGGTGGAGAAGGAGACAACCTTAAGAAGTACAGCGACGTAACAATAGATGA CAATTTAATAGGAGAAGTCTGTGTACTGGAGGATATGACATCACACTTGCCTGTTATAGAGGTCAGGATTGAGGAATGCAGAG ATGAGGGAATTGATGTACGGATCAGAGGTCTAAAGATCAAATCGTCCTGTGAGCGAGACCTGGGCCTGAATGCCGAAGTGTTCCAGTCTCCCAACCTAGTGCGCTACCCAAGACTGGAAGGCACGGCCCCTGATGTCCTCTATCGGCATGCACTGGTCATTCAGAG gTTTATCACACTCCTGGACAGTCTGTTGCCTCATATGGTTCCTGCATGGGACTACAGCCTTGGAACATTCAACCATATCAAA AGCATAAAGCAGTTCCTGTTGTTGTCGAAGCGCCGCTCTGCCCTCATCACCCAGTGCCTGAAGGACTCTGAGACCAGTAAGCCTAACTTCATGCCCCGCCTTTACATAAACCGTCGCCTCGCTATGGAGCACCGTGACAACCCCAGTTTGGACCCCACGTGCAAAAACGCTGTCTTTACTCAG GTGTATGAGGGTCTGAAGCCGTCTGACAAGTATGAAAAGACTCTGGATTACAG gTGGCCAGCACGATATGACCAGTGGTGGGAGTGTAAATTTATTGCAGAAGGCATCATTGATCAAG GAGGTGGATTTCGAGACAGCCTAGCAGACATGTCAGAAGAGCTGTGTCCCAGCTCATCAGAATGCCCCATGCCTCTTCCATTCTTCACTCGGACCTCTAACCAG GGAGCTGGAGAAGCTAGAGACTTTTACGTGCCGAATCCTTCATGCAGGGACTTCCATAAGTATGAGTGGATCGGGCAACTTATGGGAGCAGCTCTTCGTGGGAAAGACTTTCTG GTTCTGGCTCTACCAGGGCTGGTGTGGAAGCAGCTAATTGGAGAAGTTGTCAGTTGGAACAAGGACTTTCCTGCTGTTGACTCAGTGCTG GTGAAGTTGTTGGAGGCTATGGAGCATATGGACAAAGAGACGTTTGATTTTAAGTTTGGTCAGGAGCTTGTATACACCACACCCCTGAGTGATGGACGGCTGGTGGAACTCATTCCAGGAGGCAGTGGAGTGGTGGTCCAGTATGAGGATCGTATGGAGTTCATACGCCTGGTTCAGAAAGCAAGACTTGAAGAGAGCCGAGAACAG ATAGCAGCCATGCAGGCTGGACTGTTGAAGGTGGTGCCACAGGCTGTGCTGGATCTTCTGACATGGCAGGAAGTAGAGAAGAAAGTTTGTGGAGATCCAGAGATCACAGTGGAGGCACTTAAACGCCTCA CACGTTTTGAAGACTTAGAACAAACGGATGTCAGAGTGCAATATTTATGGGAAGCCCTCATGAACTTCACCAATG AGGATCGTAGCAGGTTTTTAAGATTTGTGACTGGCAGAAGTCGTCTTCCTGCTCCAATCTACATCTTTCCAGACAAACAAGG GTCTGAAATCACAGATGCACTTCCTCAATCTTCCACATGTTCCAGCACCCTTTATCTACCCAAATACC
- the hectd3 gene encoding E3 ubiquitin-protein ligase HECTD3 isoform X1 produces the protein MSPGDNPHTLLGRIRFLNKCIECFRKSEPLPESLCYVPKEVCYKICKDSSSGSTSASSSSSTAGNSSGKSVVSVWESPHQAPHKKSCKCNIEPKKGTCIRTTGEEYCNSHGLWVKISKEQLEEYRPGLDLEEGWILVCKHTEGGDRLVPVESPDTISRQQQLFGYDHKPCNRWEQVVDVEYSLHMGAKPKVAEPDEAAVQKLRYVPPTWTFECDEDLVHYFYDHIGKEDENLGSVKQCVTSIDVSSSSEDPSGGASCLTDGDTETFWESDGMQGQHWIRLHMKRGTVVNKLILTVDSTDDNYMPKRVTVYGGEGDNLKKYSDVTIDDNLIGEVCVLEDMTSHLPVIEVRIEECRDEGIDVRIRGLKIKSSCERDLGLNAEVFQSPNLVRYPRLEGTAPDVLYRHALVIQRFITLLDSLLPHMVPAWDYSLGTFNHIKSIKQFLLLSKRRSALITQCLKDSETSKPNFMPRLYINRRLAMEHRDNPSLDPTCKNAVFTQVYEGLKPSDKYEKTLDYRWPARYDQWWECKFIAEGIIDQGGGFRDSLADMSEELCPSSSECPMPLPFFTRTSNQGAGEARDFYVPNPSCRDFHKYEWIGQLMGAALRGKDFLVLALPGLVWKQLIGEVVSWNKDFPAVDSVLVKLLEAMEHMDKETFDFKFGQELVYTTPLSDGRLVELIPGGSGVVVQYEDRMEFIRLVQKARLEESREQIAAMQAGLLKVVPQAVLDLLTWQEVEKKVCGDPEITVEALKRLTRFEDLEQTDVRVQYLWEALMNFTNEDRSRFLRFVTGRSRLPAPIYIFPDKQGSEITDALPQSSTCSSTLYLPKYPSAKVCEEKLRYAAYNCVAIDTDMSPWEE, from the exons ATGTCTCCGGGCGACAACCCTCACACTCTCCTGGGGAGGATCCGATTTTTAAACAAGTGCATTGAGTGCTTCCGAAAAAGCGAACCTCTGCCGGAGTCTTTGTGTTATGTCCCGAAAGAGGTTTGTTACAAAATTTGTAAAGATTCATCATCGGGCTCTACTTCCGCGTCGTCGTCGTCGTCAACAGCTGGTAACTCGAGTGGAAAGAGTGTGGTGTCGGTGTGGGAGAGCCCACATCAGGCGCCACACAAAAAATCATGCAAGTGTAACATTGAGCCAAAGAAAGGGACGTGTATACGGACAACAGGGGAAGAATACTGCAACAGCCACGGCCTGTGGGTCAAAATAAGCAAG GAGCAGCTGGAGGAGTATCGACCCGGTCTGGACTTAGAGGAAGGCTGGATTCTGGTGTGTAAACATACAGAGGGTGGAGACAGGCTTGTGCCGGTGGAGTCTCCGGACACTATTAGCCGACAACAACAGCTCTTTGGCTATGACCACAAGCCTTGCAACAG ATGGGAGCAGGTGGTGGATGTAGAGTACTCTTTACATATGGGTGCCAAACCCAAGGTGGCAGAGCCAGATGAAGCTGCTGTTCAGAAACTGAG GTATGTACCTCCTACATGGACATTTGAATGTGATGAGGACCTCGTTCACTACTTCTATGACCACATTGGGAAGGAAGACGAAAATCTTGGCAGTGTGAAGCAATGCGTGACCAGCATTGATGTTTCCTCTAGTTCG gAGGACCCTAGTGGTGGAGCAAGCTGCCTGACAGATGGAGACACTGAGACATTCTGGGAGAGTGATGGCATGCAGGGACAACACTGGATCCGTCTGCACATGAAGAGAGGCACTGTGGTCAA tAAACTGATATTGACTGTGGACTCAACAGATGATAACTACATGCCTAAAAGAGTGACAGTATATGGTGGAGAAGGAGACAACCTTAAGAAGTACAGCGACGTAACAATAGATGA CAATTTAATAGGAGAAGTCTGTGTACTGGAGGATATGACATCACACTTGCCTGTTATAGAGGTCAGGATTGAGGAATGCAGAG ATGAGGGAATTGATGTACGGATCAGAGGTCTAAAGATCAAATCGTCCTGTGAGCGAGACCTGGGCCTGAATGCCGAAGTGTTCCAGTCTCCCAACCTAGTGCGCTACCCAAGACTGGAAGGCACGGCCCCTGATGTCCTCTATCGGCATGCACTGGTCATTCAGAG gTTTATCACACTCCTGGACAGTCTGTTGCCTCATATGGTTCCTGCATGGGACTACAGCCTTGGAACATTCAACCATATCAAA AGCATAAAGCAGTTCCTGTTGTTGTCGAAGCGCCGCTCTGCCCTCATCACCCAGTGCCTGAAGGACTCTGAGACCAGTAAGCCTAACTTCATGCCCCGCCTTTACATAAACCGTCGCCTCGCTATGGAGCACCGTGACAACCCCAGTTTGGACCCCACGTGCAAAAACGCTGTCTTTACTCAG GTGTATGAGGGTCTGAAGCCGTCTGACAAGTATGAAAAGACTCTGGATTACAG gTGGCCAGCACGATATGACCAGTGGTGGGAGTGTAAATTTATTGCAGAAGGCATCATTGATCAAG GAGGTGGATTTCGAGACAGCCTAGCAGACATGTCAGAAGAGCTGTGTCCCAGCTCATCAGAATGCCCCATGCCTCTTCCATTCTTCACTCGGACCTCTAACCAG GGAGCTGGAGAAGCTAGAGACTTTTACGTGCCGAATCCTTCATGCAGGGACTTCCATAAGTATGAGTGGATCGGGCAACTTATGGGAGCAGCTCTTCGTGGGAAAGACTTTCTG GTTCTGGCTCTACCAGGGCTGGTGTGGAAGCAGCTAATTGGAGAAGTTGTCAGTTGGAACAAGGACTTTCCTGCTGTTGACTCAGTGCTG GTGAAGTTGTTGGAGGCTATGGAGCATATGGACAAAGAGACGTTTGATTTTAAGTTTGGTCAGGAGCTTGTATACACCACACCCCTGAGTGATGGACGGCTGGTGGAACTCATTCCAGGAGGCAGTGGAGTGGTGGTCCAGTATGAGGATCGTATGGAGTTCATACGCCTGGTTCAGAAAGCAAGACTTGAAGAGAGCCGAGAACAG ATAGCAGCCATGCAGGCTGGACTGTTGAAGGTGGTGCCACAGGCTGTGCTGGATCTTCTGACATGGCAGGAAGTAGAGAAGAAAGTTTGTGGAGATCCAGAGATCACAGTGGAGGCACTTAAACGCCTCA CACGTTTTGAAGACTTAGAACAAACGGATGTCAGAGTGCAATATTTATGGGAAGCCCTCATGAACTTCACCAATG AGGATCGTAGCAGGTTTTTAAGATTTGTGACTGGCAGAAGTCGTCTTCCTGCTCCAATCTACATCTTTCCAGACAAACAAGG GTCTGAAATCACAGATGCACTTCCTCAATCTTCCACATGTTCCAGCACCCTTTATCTACCCAAATACC
- the acadm gene encoding medium-chain specific acyl-CoA dehydrogenase, mitochondrial: MLLTKVLRSGVQAGLRFQSTSAQASAKVATSKTGHGGFSFELTDQQKEFRELARKFAREEIVPAAPGYDKSGEYPFPLIKRAWELGLMNGHIPEDCGGMGLGIFDACLITEELAYGCTGVQTAIEANSLGQMPVIIAGNDAQKNKYLGRMTEEPIMCAYCVTEPGAGSDVAGIMTRAVRKGDDYVINGQKMWITNGGKANWYFLLARTEPDPKCPANKAFTGFIVEADTPGLQPGRKELNMGQRCSDTRGITFEDVVVPKENVLIGEGAGFKIAMGAFDKTRPPVAAGATGLAQRALDEATKYALERKTFGRLIAEHQAVSFILAEMAMKVELARMAYQRSAWEVDLGHRNTYYASIAKAFAGDIANQCASDAVQIFGGNGFNSEYPVEKLMRDAKIYQIYEGTAQIQRLIISREHFGKYKQ, from the exons ATGCTTCTCACTAAG GTTTTGAGGTCCGGTGTTCAGGCTGGGCTCAGGTTTCAGAGCACAAGTGCTCAAGCTAGTGCCAAAGTTGCCACCTCAAAAACAGGCCATGGAGGGTTCAGCTTTg aatTAACTGACCAACAGAAAGAGTTTCGGGAGTTGGCAAGAAAGTTCGCACGTGAGGAGATTGTTCCTGCTGCCCCAGGCTATGATAAAAGTGGTGAA TACCCATTTCCTCTCATTAAGAGAGCGTGGGAGCTGGGTCTAATGAATGGTCATATTCCTGAGGATTGCG GTGGAATGGGTTTGGGTATATTTGACGCGTGCCTCATCACAGAGGAGCTGGCCTATGGATGCACTGGAGTACAGACAGCCATCGAGGCGAACTCTCTTGGA CAAATGCCAGTCATTATTGCTGGTAATGATGCTCAGAAGAATAAATATTTGGGCAGGATGACAGAGGAACCAATAATGTGT GCATACTGTGTGACTGAGCCGGGTGCAGGCTCTGATGTGGCTGGAATTATGACCCGGGCTGTTAGAAAAGGAGACGATTATGTGATCAATGGTCAGAAAATGTGGATTACAAATGGGGGGAAAGCAAACTG GTACTTCCTGCTGGCCCGTACAGAGCCTGATCCTAAATGCCCTGCTAACAAGGCTTTTACAGGCTTTATTGTTGAGGCTGACACCCCAGGACTCCAGCCTGGCAGAAAG GAATTAAACATGGGCCAGAGATGCTCCGACACCAGGGGCATCACCTTTGAAGATGTCGTTGTTCCAAAGGAGAATGTTTTGATTGGAGAAGGAGCTGGTTTTAAGATTGCCATGGGGGCATTTGACAAGACCAGACCACCA GTGGCTGCAGGTGCCACTGGACTTGCACAGAGAGCGTTGGATGAGGCCACAAAGTATGCTTTGGAAAGAAAGACTTTTGGCAGGTTGATTGCAGAg CATCAGGCAGTGTCATTTATCCTTGCTGAAATGGCCATGAAAGTGGAGCTTGCGAGGATGGCCTATCAGAGATCAGCCTGGGAAGTGGATTTGGGCCACAGGAACACGTACTACGCTTCGATTGCCAAGGCCTTTGCTGGTGATATTGCAAACCAGTGTGCCAGTGATGCCGTCCAGATCTTTGGTGGAAACGGTTTTAATAGTGAATATCCTGTGGAGAAGCTGATGAGAGATGCTAAGATTTACCAG ATTTATGAAGGAACTGCTCAAATCCAAAGGCTTATCATCTCAAGAGAGCACTTTGGGAAATACAAACAGTAA
- the rabggtb gene encoding geranylgeranyl transferase type-2 subunit beta — MGTQVKDVIIKHDAPSTVFLDKHADYIAVYGSKKDDYEYTLSEYLRMSGIYWGLTVMDLMGQLSRMNREEIIEFIKSCQHDCGGISASLGHDPHLLYTLSAVQILCLYDSINVIDVDKVVDYVKGLQQDDGSFVGDKWGEIDTRFSFCAVATLALLGKLDAINLDKAVEFVLSCMNFDGGFGCRPGSESHAGQIYCCTGFLSITGQLHQVNADLLGWWLCERQLPSGGLNGRPEKLPDVCYSWWVLASLKIIGRIHWIDKTKLQNFILACQDEETGGFADRPGDMVDPFHTLFGVAGLSLLGDEQIKPVNPVFCMPEDVLQRIGLQPDLLS; from the exons ATG GGGACCCAGGTTAAAGACGTGATTATTAAACATGATGCTCCCAGCACTGTATTTCTAGACAAGCATGCAGACTACATTGCAGTTTATGGCTCCAAGAAGGACGATTAC GAGTACACCCTCTCGGAGTACCTACGAATGAGTGGCATCTACTGGGGCCTGACAGTAATGGACCTTATGGGTCAGCTCTCTCGAATGAACCGTGAGGAGATCATAGAGTTCATCAAGTCCTGCCAGCATGACTGTGGAGGTATCAGTGCCAGCCTTGGCCATGACCCTCATCTCCTCTATACCCTCAGTGCTGTGCAG ATCCTATGTTTGTATGATAGCATCAATGTGATTGATGTGGACAAAGTGGTGGATTATGTTAAAGGACTGCAGCAAGACGATGGCTCTTTCGTAGGAGACAAATGGG GAGAAATAGATACAAGGTTTTCCTTCTGTGCGGTTGCAACATTGGCACTACTG GGAAAGTTGGATGCTATCAACTTGGACAAGGCAGTGGAGTTTGTGCTCTCCTGTATGAACTTTGATGGTGGATTTGGCTGTAGGCCTGGTTCAGAGTCACATGCTGGTCAG ATTTACTGCTGTACAGGCTTTTTGTCCATCACTGGACAGCTGCATCAGGTAAATGCAGATCTGTTGGGCTGGTGGCTCTGTGAAAGACAGTTACCGTCAGGAGGTCTGAATGGGAGACCAGAGAAG CTGCCTGATGTCTGCTATTCCTGGTGGGTTCTTGCCTCACTAAAGATCATCGGCAGAATTCATTGGattgacaaaacaaaactgcaAAATTTTATTCTTGCCTGCCAGGATGAAGAGACTGGAGGGTTTGCAGATAGGCCTGGAGACATG GTTGATCCGTTCCACACTCTGTTTGGTGTGGCCGGACTGTCTTTGCTGGGAGATGAGCAGATCAAACCAGTGAACCCCGTGTTTTGCATGCCTGAAGATGTGCTTCAGAGGATCGGCCTTCAACCTGACTTGCTGAGTTGA